Proteins encoded together in one Ferrovum sp. PN-J185 window:
- the secD gene encoding protein translocase subunit SecD, translating to MNKFPLWKNTLIVAVLLLGFFYTLPNFYGQSPAVQISAQGVGVKVDSVLMAKVESDLQANHLTPIRVSLEGDGLKVRFADADTQLKARDILDHTLNPDEHNANYVVALNLVANAPKWMRDLGALPMYLGLDLSGGVHFLLQVDMKVAVDKKLDGMLSEIRTELRDQRIYYDTIKREGQRLVLVFHDQSSRQQAHKVIDNLLQDFIVNDQGSAGDNEIVAIIKQESLSKIQEQAIKQNILALKNRVNELGAKEPIIQQQGLDRIIVELPGVQDTAKAKEIIGRTASLEIRLVDEDHANPTSLQEIPPYGDELVVERNGYPVFVKKTVVLTGDVITDAGAGFDSQTNRPSVNISMDGKGARIIRQVSRDNLKKRMAILLIEKNKTEAISVATIQDELGARFQITGLSSPKEANDLALLLRSGALAAPMDFIEERTVGPSLGAENIARGFHSTWIGFTAITLFMVAYYLLFGFISIVALACNVLLLVAILSLLQATLTLPGMAGIALTVGMAIDANVLINERIREELRNGNSPGAAIAAGYERAFATILDSNVTTGIAGIALFAFGSGPVKGFAVVLVLGIMTSMFSSVLVSRGLVNLIYGSRRKISNLSIGNVKWHDQNDKSKNSKG from the coding sequence ATGAATAAGTTTCCTCTCTGGAAAAACACCCTAATAGTGGCGGTGCTACTATTAGGTTTTTTTTATACTCTGCCTAATTTTTATGGCCAGTCCCCTGCGGTACAAATTTCAGCCCAAGGAGTTGGCGTAAAAGTTGATTCAGTTTTGATGGCTAAGGTGGAGTCAGATCTCCAAGCCAATCATCTTACTCCTATCCGGGTTAGCCTTGAGGGAGATGGCCTAAAAGTGCGTTTTGCCGATGCAGACACGCAACTTAAAGCCAGAGATATTTTAGATCACACACTCAACCCTGATGAGCATAATGCCAATTATGTAGTGGCACTTAATTTGGTCGCTAATGCTCCCAAATGGATGAGAGATCTTGGTGCGTTACCCATGTATCTTGGGTTAGATTTGTCAGGTGGAGTACATTTTCTCCTGCAAGTTGATATGAAGGTGGCAGTTGATAAGAAATTAGACGGTATGTTGTCTGAAATTCGCACGGAATTAAGAGATCAACGTATTTACTACGACACGATTAAACGAGAGGGGCAGCGTTTAGTATTGGTATTTCATGACCAATCTAGCCGTCAACAAGCACATAAGGTAATTGATAACCTTCTGCAGGATTTTATTGTTAATGACCAAGGCTCTGCAGGCGACAACGAAATTGTGGCTATCATTAAACAAGAGTCGTTGAGTAAAATTCAAGAACAAGCAATTAAGCAAAATATCTTGGCACTTAAAAATCGCGTTAATGAATTAGGTGCAAAAGAACCGATTATTCAACAGCAAGGATTGGATCGTATTATTGTTGAACTTCCTGGCGTACAAGATACAGCGAAAGCAAAAGAAATTATTGGTCGAACAGCTTCTCTTGAAATCCGTTTAGTGGATGAAGATCACGCTAACCCAACTAGCCTTCAAGAGATCCCTCCCTATGGAGATGAGTTGGTTGTTGAGCGCAATGGCTATCCTGTATTTGTTAAGAAAACAGTGGTACTGACAGGTGACGTCATCACTGACGCAGGAGCAGGTTTTGATTCGCAAACTAACCGTCCTTCAGTGAATATTAGTATGGATGGAAAGGGGGCGCGAATTATTCGTCAGGTCTCCCGTGATAATCTGAAGAAACGCATGGCTATTTTATTGATTGAAAAAAATAAAACCGAAGCTATTAGTGTGGCAACCATTCAAGATGAGTTAGGTGCTCGCTTTCAGATCACAGGGTTGAGTTCGCCAAAAGAAGCCAATGACTTGGCTTTATTATTGCGTTCAGGTGCCTTAGCAGCACCGATGGATTTTATTGAAGAGAGAACCGTTGGGCCAAGTTTAGGTGCTGAAAATATTGCTCGTGGCTTTCATTCTACTTGGATAGGTTTTACTGCCATTACCCTATTTATGGTGGCTTACTACCTGTTATTTGGTTTTATTTCTATTGTTGCTCTAGCCTGTAACGTTTTACTTTTAGTGGCAATCTTGTCACTGTTACAAGCTACGTTAACACTGCCTGGTATGGCTGGTATCGCACTAACAGTGGGTATGGCAATTGACGCAAACGTATTAATTAACGAGAGGATTCGTGAGGAATTACGCAATGGGAATTCTCCGGGTGCGGCCATAGCGGCTGGATATGAGCGCGCTTTTGCTACTATTCTTGATTCTAATGTAACAACAGGTATCGCTGGTATTGCTTTATTTGCCTTTGGCTCTGGTCCGGTAAAAGGTTTTGCTGTGGTATTGGTGTTAGGCATTATGACGTCTATGTTTAGTAGTGTGCTGGTTTCACGCGGCTTGGTAAATTTGATTTATGGTTCACGTCGTAAGATTTCAAATTTATCAATTGGTAATGTGAAATGGCATGATCAGAACGACAAAAGTAAAAACAGTAAGGGATAA
- the yajC gene encoding preprotein translocase subunit YajC, giving the protein MNMVFIFVMFAVLYFMMIRPQMKRQKELKAMLSALGKGDEVMVSGLVGKITDLDDNYVRLEVAKGVVVQVQRAAVSILLPKGTFKN; this is encoded by the coding sequence ATGAATATGGTTTTTATTTTTGTGATGTTTGCTGTGCTCTATTTCATGATGATTCGTCCACAGATGAAACGTCAAAAAGAGCTTAAAGCCATGTTAAGCGCTCTTGGTAAAGGAGACGAAGTGATGGTGTCTGGATTGGTGGGTAAAATTACTGATCTTGATGATAATTATGTTCGTCTTGAAGTGGCTAAAGGAGTGGTTGTTCAAGTTCAACGTGCTGCTGTATCTATTCTTTTGCCTAAAGGCACTTTTAAAAATTAA
- the tgt gene encoding tRNA guanosine(34) transglycosylase Tgt, whose amino-acid sequence MKFTLHTQDGLARRGSIELAHGVVETPVFMPVGTYGSVKGVSPHELVELGAQIILGNTFHLWLRPGLDVFEEVGGLHQFMGWHKPILTDSGGFQVFSLGALRKISEEGVTFRSPINGDRLFLTPEESMRIQRILNSDIVMAFDECTPYPATHEQAKQSMELSLRWAERSLKGHEGNSNALFGIVQGGMYEDLREVSASAMVAMDFPGYAMGGLSVGEPQEDRERIMSHTPQLLPTHKPRYLMGMGTPEDLVLAVASGIDMLDCVMPTRNARNGWLFTRFGNIKIRNARYKHDHQPLDETCKCYTCQHFSRSYLHHLQQANEILGARLNTIHNLFYYQELMADMRLAISEKRFLSFQEEFHGNRQLHGKIAG is encoded by the coding sequence ATGAAGTTTACTTTACATACACAAGATGGCCTGGCACGTCGAGGTAGCATTGAATTAGCCCATGGTGTTGTAGAAACTCCTGTATTTATGCCAGTTGGCACCTATGGTTCAGTTAAAGGCGTATCACCTCATGAATTGGTTGAATTGGGTGCACAAATTATTCTTGGGAATACGTTTCATTTATGGTTACGTCCTGGTTTAGATGTCTTTGAGGAAGTCGGTGGGTTGCATCAATTTATGGGCTGGCATAAGCCTATCTTGACGGATTCAGGGGGATTTCAGGTATTTAGTCTAGGCGCTTTACGTAAGATTTCAGAAGAAGGAGTGACATTTCGCTCACCCATTAACGGCGATCGTTTGTTTTTAACTCCAGAGGAATCAATGCGTATCCAGCGTATTTTGAATTCCGATATTGTGATGGCCTTTGATGAATGTACGCCTTATCCTGCTACTCATGAGCAAGCAAAGCAATCCATGGAACTCTCTTTACGTTGGGCTGAACGCTCACTTAAAGGACATGAAGGAAATAGTAATGCCTTGTTTGGCATCGTTCAAGGCGGGATGTATGAGGACTTAAGAGAAGTCTCAGCCAGTGCTATGGTCGCTATGGATTTTCCAGGTTACGCCATGGGAGGATTATCAGTGGGAGAACCACAAGAAGATCGTGAGCGCATTATGTCTCATACGCCCCAATTGTTACCAACACATAAGCCTCGCTATTTGATGGGTATGGGAACTCCAGAGGATTTAGTGTTAGCGGTAGCCTCGGGTATTGATATGTTAGATTGTGTAATGCCCACAAGAAACGCGAGAAATGGCTGGCTTTTTACTCGTTTTGGGAATATAAAAATCCGTAATGCGCGTTATAAGCATGATCATCAACCATTAGATGAAACCTGTAAATGCTATACGTGCCAACATTTTTCGCGTAGTTATTTACATCATTTGCAACAGGCCAATGAAATTCTGGGTGCGCGCTTAAATACCATTCATAATCTTTTCTATTATCAAGAGCTAATGGCTGATATGCGTTTAGCTATAAGCGAAAAGCGTTTCTTGAGCTTTCAAGAGGAATTTCATGGAAATCGACAACTCCATGGTAAAATAGCAGGATAA
- the queA gene encoding tRNA preQ1(34) S-adenosylmethionine ribosyltransferase-isomerase QueA gives MKLRTDDFDYFLPEHLIAQTPVHNRTQSRLLIVGETVDEDRHFYELDQWLQPNDLLVVNNTQVLKARLFGKKESGGKVECLIEKVVSLQRALVHFRASHAPKSNSSVLFEHGISLKVLGRVEDLFDVELICHNPDGPQDFFQWMEQDGVLPLPPYIERSQAEEDLERYQTVYAQVPGAIAAPTAGLHFDEELFARLKKKGIKRASITLHVGAGTFAPVKVDYIDEHIMHKEWYHIPEETVQAIHDCRRQGGRVVAVGTTSMRALESAAQQGKLTPGSQETAIFITPGFKFKVVDMLVTNFHLPKSTLLMLVSAFSGLKRIRRAYQHAIQQQYRFFSYGDAMLLTRSEEL, from the coding sequence ATGAAACTACGCACAGATGATTTTGATTATTTTTTACCTGAGCATTTAATTGCCCAGACCCCTGTTCACAATAGAACGCAAAGCCGTTTATTGATAGTGGGAGAGACTGTCGATGAGGATCGACATTTTTATGAATTAGACCAATGGTTACAACCTAATGATTTATTGGTGGTAAACAACACACAAGTATTAAAGGCCCGTTTATTTGGTAAAAAAGAAAGTGGCGGCAAAGTTGAGTGTTTAATTGAAAAGGTAGTGAGCTTACAACGCGCGTTAGTTCATTTTCGTGCAAGTCATGCCCCTAAGTCCAATTCTTCAGTCCTCTTTGAGCATGGTATTTCGCTTAAAGTACTAGGACGTGTTGAGGATTTATTTGATGTGGAGTTGATATGCCATAATCCAGATGGTCCACAGGATTTTTTTCAGTGGATGGAACAAGATGGGGTATTGCCTCTCCCGCCTTACATTGAGCGCTCTCAAGCGGAGGAAGACTTAGAGCGCTACCAAACTGTTTACGCCCAAGTTCCAGGTGCCATAGCGGCGCCTACGGCAGGTTTACATTTTGATGAAGAGCTGTTTGCCAGATTAAAAAAAAAGGGAATAAAACGGGCAAGTATTACGTTGCATGTAGGGGCGGGAACTTTCGCGCCGGTAAAAGTAGACTATATTGATGAACATATTATGCATAAAGAGTGGTACCACATCCCTGAAGAGACGGTGCAAGCCATTCACGACTGTCGACGCCAGGGCGGCAGAGTGGTGGCGGTGGGAACCACTAGCATGCGTGCATTAGAGTCAGCTGCCCAACAAGGGAAACTGACGCCAGGTTCTCAGGAGACGGCTATTTTCATTACACCTGGCTTTAAATTTAAAGTGGTTGATATGTTAGTCACTAATTTTCATTTACCTAAATCCACTCTGTTAATGCTAGTCTCTGCCTTTTCAGGATTGAAACGTATTCGACGAGCGTATCAGCATGCTATTCAACAACAATATCGGTTTTTTAGCTATGGTGACGCCATGCTATTGACGCGCAGTGAGGAGCTATGA
- the tnpA gene encoding IS200/IS605 family transposase: MSNDLRRGRHVVYNLHVHLVFVAKYRRKVFTKEILDDMQVIFEEVCSKFEAQLVEFDGECDHVHLLVVYPPKVAISSLVNSLKGVSSRLLRKKEYPSIKEQLWGDALWSPSYFAGSCGGAPIEIIRQYIEQQNTPH, encoded by the coding sequence ATGTCAAACGATTTAAGACGTGGTAGACACGTTGTTTACAATCTTCATGTGCATTTGGTCTTTGTGGCTAAATACCGCAGAAAAGTATTCACTAAAGAGATTTTAGACGATATGCAGGTTATCTTTGAGGAAGTTTGTTCAAAGTTTGAGGCACAATTAGTTGAGTTTGACGGTGAATGCGACCATGTGCATTTATTGGTGGTTTATCCGCCTAAAGTGGCTATTTCTAGCTTGGTGAATAGCTTGAAAGGCGTGTCTAGTCGGTTATTGCGTAAAAAAGAATATCCGTCTATTAAAGAGCAGTTATGGGGCGATGCGTTATGGTCGCCTAGCTATTTTGCAGGTAGTTGTGGTGGTGCTCCAATTGAGATTATCCGCCAGTACATTGAACAGCAGAATACACCACACTAA
- a CDS encoding RNA-guided endonuclease InsQ/TnpB family protein, with protein MKTLKLRIRDKHTDQLNRLSGSVNFVWNYVNDLSYKHLQKTGKFFSAYDLNEYTKGSGELLGLHSQTIQAINETHAKSRKQFKKAKLSWRTNNPKSKRKSLGWLPFKQSAIKHIATHLTGKKGLKSTLQLSLAKGQKLIIDMWDSYNLSLYQINTCELVQDARSRWYACITVKEYPKTECGTGSVGIDLGLKDSATTSNGDKLTIKQTLKYAKDLAIAQRAKNKKRVKAIHAKIKNTRQDLIHKFTTGLVKDNALIVVGDVKTTQFNSKKGKLAKSVYDAGWFELKRQLTYKCENAGCRFEIVNERYTTQICSCCGQIDSNSPKGRAGLRIREWTCAKCGTWHDRDINASKNILAVGLDRLVEGIPSL; from the coding sequence ATGAAAACACTCAAGCTACGCATACGAGACAAACACACAGACCAACTAAACCGCCTAAGCGGTTCGGTTAATTTCGTGTGGAATTACGTCAATGACTTGAGTTACAAGCATCTGCAAAAAACTGGCAAATTCTTTTCAGCCTACGACCTAAACGAATACACTAAAGGTAGCGGTGAATTACTTGGCTTGCATAGTCAAACCATTCAAGCCATCAACGAAACCCACGCCAAATCTAGAAAACAATTCAAAAAAGCCAAACTATCATGGCGAACCAATAACCCAAAATCAAAGCGTAAATCGCTTGGTTGGCTACCATTCAAACAATCGGCTATTAAGCATATCGCTACCCATCTCACAGGCAAAAAGGGCTTAAAATCCACCTTGCAACTATCCTTAGCCAAAGGACAAAAACTCATCATTGATATGTGGGATAGCTACAATCTATCGCTGTATCAAATCAACACCTGCGAACTGGTACAAGACGCACGTAGTCGATGGTATGCGTGTATCACCGTCAAAGAATACCCAAAAACCGAGTGCGGAACAGGTAGTGTAGGCATTGATTTAGGTTTAAAAGACAGTGCTACCACCTCAAACGGTGACAAGCTCACAATCAAACAAACGCTCAAATACGCCAAAGATTTAGCCATTGCTCAACGAGCTAAAAACAAAAAACGTGTCAAGGCTATCCATGCCAAAATCAAAAACACACGGCAAGACCTAATCCACAAATTCACCACAGGGTTAGTCAAAGACAACGCCCTAATTGTGGTTGGCGATGTGAAAACAACACAATTCAACAGCAAAAAAGGCAAACTAGCCAAATCGGTTTACGATGCAGGTTGGTTTGAACTCAAACGACAACTGACTTACAAATGCGAGAACGCAGGTTGTCGTTTTGAAATCGTAAATGAACGATACACTACCCAAATTTGTTCGTGTTGCGGTCAAATTGACAGCAATAGTCCGAAAGGTAGAGCAGGTTTGCGAATAAGAGAATGGACTTGTGCAAAGTGTGGCACATGGCATGATAGAGATATCAATGCCAGTAAGAACATTCTTGCGGTCGGGCTTGACCGTCTTGTAGAAGGAATCCCCTCACTTTAG